The Thiohalorhabdus sp. Cl-TMA genome includes the window GTGCACCAGCGCGGAGGCGGCTTGCAGGTTTGCACCTTCAGCGAGGCTGTCGGAGCATAAAGCGATTCCCTCCTGCCCTTCCCTGCCGGGCCGAAACCCCCGCAGGACGGCTTCCCGTTCCGCTTGTCCCCCCGAGCCCGTAGCCACCCAAATCCTCGCCTCGGGATCAGCCGCCAATAGGAGCGCCCGGATATGCGCCAGGGTAATGAGCGTACTATCGAAAGCCAGCAATCGCTCGTGATGGCGGGTCAAATTTCGCAGGTGTGCCACTTTGGCCCGCTCTCGGGCTGGTGAAAGCGCACGGGCCTCTTCCAGGATCTGCTCCAGGATATCCGCATCATGGTCACAGGCCGCCGCATGGGCCGCGGAATCCGTCAGCCAAGCCGGCGGATCTACATCCAAGTGGTTCTCAGGGGGATGACCGCGAAGCCCGCGAACGGTGGCGATTACGGCTCCGGTATCGTCGGGCTTGTGGAAGCCCTCCAGGCTGAAGGCCTCGCGGGCGACTTCGGTACCCGCAAGATGCTCCACCAAAGCGGGCCGCGAGGAGCGCATGGCGGCCAGAATCCGGTACTGGCTGAGGCGGGACGCCGACAGCAGCCGGCTTTCCAGGTACTTGGTCGCGTCCCATCCTTGCTTCTGGAGCACCACCGGAAGCTCTAGCCGTCCGGTAAGCTGACCCACCCCGTAGAGCTGGGAGGCGAGCGCTCGAATACGCCGAGCACCCGAACGGTCAGCCTCCACCTCGTCGAGGTCGTAGGTGCGGGGCACATGCTCCGGGAACCGGCAGGGCCGACCGGCATAGTCCCGGTAGGCGTCGGGCTCCCGATCGATGAGGGCGTTGAACATGCGCTTGGTGCGCCGGACGGTAAACTTGCGGATCTCGGCGCGTAGAGCGCCGGCTTCCTGAGGCGTGAGGCCATCCCGATTGCCTCGCGCCCGCAGCATCTGCTGGAAGGCCTCCAGGGTAACTGGTTCAAGGTTGTCGGCGCCCAGCAGATCCGCCACCCGGATCAGATCCTGGGGGCCACGGTTAATGGGCGTCGCGGTGAACAGCAAGACATGGTCGGCCATGTGGTGCAGCAACTGGCGGGAGCGGTTGGACCCCTGGTTATTAAAATTGTGGGCCTCATCCACGCACAATAGGCGGGATTGGCGCAGGGCCATGAGCAAGCGCTGGTGGCGTTCGCCACGGGAATGGCTCAGATGCCCATGAGAAAAAGTGCGCAATGCGGCACCGGCGGTTAGGGCTTCTCCGTCCCATTCGGACTCCACGGCTGGCGGCCCGATCAGCACACCGCCGTCATGTCCCAAGGCCCCCGACCGAACGAGCCGATCCTGCACTGCTCGGATCAGATGGGCCCCCATGCGCGTCTTGCCCGAGCCCGTGGCGTCCGCCACCAGCACACTGCCCTGCCGATCGAGGATATACAAGGCCTGGGCGATGCCCTGCCGCTGGGCCGGCCACAAGGCCTCGAAACCGGACGGATCCATCGTTCGCAGCAGTGCCTGTGCCCAGCCTCCCTCGAGCAGCTCCGCAGCCGCCCGCGCCAGCGCCTCCTGCCAATCCACCACCTGCAGCAGGCGATCCAGGAGCTCGAGTAAGCGCTCATCGAAAGGGGTCCCCAGCGCCCAATAGTTCTCACCGATCTCCCGGGCTTCCCGATAACGGCGGGCTTCGCCGGAGCGGGTAAAGCGGGCATTGGCCTCCCACTGCCGGACGAGGCCGCTGGCGGAGAAATTGCTTGAGCCCAGGATTGCCGCATCGTCACCGATGTAGAGCTTGGCGTGGAGCTGACGGCGATCCCCGGCCAGGTAGCGGGTAGTGATACAGCCCGTGCGCAGCCGTTCCCGGAAAGCGAGAAGCCGGGCCGAAAGCCGCAGGGAGATGCCCCGTTCCAACCAGTAGCGCTCGACTGCTTCCGGGAAGGAACGCCCGCCCGGCTCGATAGTTTCGAGCCGATCCGTTAGAGGTTCCGTACCAAACAGGATGCGCAGCGGGCCTTCCGTCGTCAGCTCGGCGGTGGTGTCCAGGAGATGCGCCAGGGCGGCAAAGCCGGTAACCACAAGCGGTTCGGCAGAGCCGGTCAGATCGGCGGTGACCGTATCCTGGACCCGCGCCCCTGCGTGATTCAGGGGGAAACGTTCGGCGGGTGGCCAGGCTAGCTCCGCATCCGACTCCCGACCAGCCTCCCCATCACCGAAGAGATCCAGGGTGTGGCTTACCATAGCCAAAAGGTAACAAGTCTGGGTGGGTGCGGGAATCGCTAATCCCGGGAAGAGCTTTGAAAATCCGCGGCAAGGGCGCTCACCACCCTGCTTTGGCCCTTCCGGAAGGACCAGCGCTCCCCATACTCCCGGTTGTAGCGCTCCGGATCCTCCACCTGCGCCAGCAGCGCCTCCTCATCCCGGTAGGCCAGGGTGGCCGGGCCAGTTATGCCGGGACGAACGGACAGGATCGCCGGCCCGTCCCCTCCAGGGCATCCGCATATCCCGGCACATCCGGGCGGGGCCCCACGAAGCTCATGTGACTTACCAGGACGTCGAACAGCTGCGGCATCTCGTCGATCCTGGAGCGGCGGAAGAAGCGGCCCAGGGGGGGAGTGAGGCGGGGGGGGCATGACCGATGGCAACAGTTGCACCCAAAGCCGAATCCAACCGCATGGTATGCAGCTTAACCACCCAGAAGATCCGGCCGCCCTGCACCACCCGCTGCTGGGTAAAGAAGCCATTGGCGCGGGTATCCAGCGTGGCCGCCAGCCACGCCGGCAGGGTGACTCAGATGGTAAGCGGCCCCCAGAACATCAAAGCCGCGCTTGAGCAAGGCCTGCGATTTGCTGAGCCCTCGCGACCCATCCTCTCCTTGCACGGAAATTTCCAAGACACCCCTTTCCTCTACAATCTCTCTAACCACCCCCACCCCACGGATTAACCACCTCCAACGACAGCCCGGCGAAGTCCTCGACATTACGCGTCGCCAGCTTAGCCCCCCGGCAAATGGTAATGGCCGCGATCTGGGCATCGGCCATGCTGATGGGGCGCCCTTGCGCTTGGCGCCGCGTGACAAGCCCGGCATACACCTCCGCCTCCTCGGCGCCGAAGGAAAGCACCCGGTCCCCGAATTCCTCCTCAAACATGGTCCTTGCCAGGGCCTGGAGCATTTCCTTGCGCTGGCCGTCATCCAGACGCTCGATCCCGTAAAGAACCTCGGCGACGGTAAGGGCGGTCACCGCCAGCTCTCCCGCCGGCCAGCCATCCACCCAAGCGACCACTTTGGTATTGGGCGCCGGGCGCATCAGCTCCGAGACAACGTTGGTGTCGAGGACGATCATTCCCGGAAGTCCGGCGAGCGGGGCGGCTCCTGCCGTTCAGGGGACGGCAGCTCGCAGCCACCGACCCCCTGGAACCGGCCCACGATGCGGCTTCCCACCCCCTGCTCCAGCGTGGATGGGGCCACAGCCTGCCGGAGGATGTGTCGGACCTCCTCCTCCATGGACCGGCCATGCCGGGCGGCCTCGATTCGCAGCCGGTCCTTTACCTCGTCATCCAGGTTCCGAATGGTCAAATTCGCCATGGGCAGCACCTCTTTTATGCTAGCAATGCTAGCATAAAGGCCGCATCCCCTTCCATGGAGCTAGCCTCCGGTATTCGTCAAGGTAGTTGTCGCATCCCTGAGTATTACGCTGCGGCTTGTTCAGGGCCCTCCTGGGTTCTCACTCCGGGTTCAGCCCAACCGGCCCTGCCGGGTTCCAATTCCGGCTTTTGCCACTCCAAACCCTCGGGTTTTCCGCCTTGACCCGCGCATAGATGGCCCGACGCTTGGCCAGGATGGCCACACCCTCGCCGTTGTACGCTGGTGCGGCGTGACATACCCAATGCGGCTGTGCCGGTTTTCCTCGTTGTACCAGCGGACGAAACTGTAGACCCAGGAGCGCGCTGCCGCCAGATCCGCGAACCCCTCGGTAGGGAAATCCGGCACGTACTTGCAGGTTCGGAATATTGCCTCCGCGAAGGCGTTGTCGTTGGAGACCCGCGGCCGGCTAAAGGACGTCGATCTCCAGGCGGCGCAGGGTCTCCAGCATGGTGGCCCCTTTCATGGGGGAGCCATTGAGTGCGCTACCGTCGGCTGATTGCTGCAGCCCTCGGCTAGCACGGCCCGCTCGACGACGTCAGCGCCCCAGGGCGGCCGACTCTCGGACATGGACCTCTCAGCCTGCTCAATCTTGCGCGGGTACAGGTCCGGGATCAGGAACAGGCAGTAAAACGGCCCCCGTACGAGAACGGGGGGCCAGGTAACGTCCCAAGACCCAACCTCGCAGGGCCTGTCCGCCCGGGTGGTCCGGCCACCCAGGGCCGCCTTCATACGCCACATCACCTGGTCGGGAGGGGCGCCATTCACGGCCAGGTGGTCCCGGCTGAGCCCGTGCATCTGGTGGGCCACCGGGTCGATGGGCTCGGCCCATTCCGGGATCCCGGTCGGATCGATCAGGTGGGCCGCCACCACGCCGGTCTCCGTGTTCCCCCAGGCCACCTCCAGTGGATAGCTTTCCGGGCCCAAACTCGAGGCCTCGAAGTCGAGGAAAACGGGCATCGTGGACGCTCCGCTTCAGCGGTTATCATGCAACATGGAAGAGGCAGGATACCGGGAGGTTCCGCCATGGCCACCCACGACGAGGACTTCGCCCGATGGTGCCACAACCAAGCCACCCGCCTGCGTGAGATCGAAGGGGTCGGCCATGTCCTGCTGCCCGGCATCGACGTGGCCAATGTGGCCGAGGAGATCGAGTCCTGGGCCCGGCACCAGCTGCATGAAGCCACCCGGTTCGCGGAGGAGGTCGTGGCCACCACCTTGGCGCTCTCCCGGCGAAAGGACCTGCCCTGGGGCGTCTTCGAATATTGGGACGACCGCCAGAATATCGCTCGGGATTGGCTGGCCGCCCAGATTGATCAATCCCCGAGCCTGCGCCCGCGATTGGAATCGCAGATGGGCGCAATCAACCCCGCGGGGCATATACAGGCAGAGCTTTTGTTCTGCCTTGCCGGCCTGCAGCCGCCCGAGTTTGCCCCGCCCGGGTTTACCCTCGCTGACCTCCTGATGGAGGCGAACCCATGAACTCTGCGTACGAAAACGATTTTGCCCAATGGGCCACCGAGGAAGGCCGCCGGTTAGCGGCCCTCGCGGAGCATCCCCCGAGCGGGCTCACCGGCATCGACCTGCCGCACCTCGCCGAGGAGATCGCCGGCTGGGCCGCGCAGGAAACGACCGAGGCCATCGACAGCGCGGCCGAATTCATCGCCTACGACCTCGCCTATGCTCGCGCCCGGGAACAGGGCCTGCCGGACAACCTTTGGCGGCCCTGGCTCGGCCGCCGGGGGCAGGCCTGGGTATGGCTGACAAACCTGCTCAAGGGCTCCCCGAGTCTTCGTGCCTCGCTGGAGGAGCCGGAGAGGAGCCGACGCATCAACCGCCTGGGGCGGGCCGAGGCCCGGGGGTTGTTCCGCCATGCCGGGTATGAGCCGCCCGAGATCCCGGAGCCCGCCTACACCCTCGAGGGTATTCTGCAGGCCTTTAACTAGCCCTTTAACCGTGCAGGTTCCCGTCGAGGTAGTCGGCCACCCGGGCCAGCCCGGCGGGATCGCGCATGAGCTCGATAGGGCTCCCGTTAAGGTGTTGGTTGTAGTGGTTGAGCCACTGGCTCCGGGTCCCTGCATCCCCGGCCGTAATGGTATCCAGTGCGGTAAAGACCCGCACGATATCCCGGGCCCGGGCGCCGAGGGCGCTATCCGGATCGATTTCCGCGGCGCCCGTGCGGTACTCCTCGATGGGCACCGGGCCGGCCCCGAGGATCAGGCTCAGGTCCGTATCGGTGATCCCCAGATAGGCCGCCGAGTTCAGGAGCGCATCGGTGAGCACCGCGGATAGCCTGGTGGTCTCCTCCATGGTCTACATACCTCCCAGATCAAGGTCGATGAGGCGATCCGGGGCGAATCCCTGGACCGATTCGTGCGGATACCCGGCCTGGTTGCTCACGATCCGCGTGCCGGCCACCTCGAAATCGCAGCAGTGATGCGTGTGGCCGCAGATCCATAGGGGCGCATTCACCCCGAACAGCTCC containing:
- a CDS encoding DUF29 family protein codes for the protein MATHDEDFARWCHNQATRLREIEGVGHVLLPGIDVANVAEEIESWARHQLHEATRFAEEVVATTLALSRRKDLPWGVFEYWDDRQNIARDWLAAQIDQSPSLRPRLESQMGAINPAGHIQAELLFCLAGLQPPEFAPPGFTLADLLMEANP
- a CDS encoding FitA-like ribbon-helix-helix domain-containing protein, which gives rise to MANLTIRNLDDEVKDRLRIEAARHGRSMEEEVRHILRQAVAPSTLEQGVGSRIVGRFQGVGGCELPSPERQEPPRSPDFRE
- a CDS encoding type II toxin-antitoxin system VapC family toxin, with product MIVLDTNVVSELMRPAPNTKVVAWVDGWPAGELAVTALTVAEVLYGIERLDDGQRKEMLQALARTMFEEEFGDRVLSFGAEEAEVYAGLVTRRQAQGRPISMADAQIAAITICRGAKLATRNVEDFAGLSLEVVNPWGGGG
- a CDS encoding DUF29 family protein — translated: MNSAYENDFAQWATEEGRRLAALAEHPPSGLTGIDLPHLAEEIAGWAAQETTEAIDSAAEFIAYDLAYARAREQGLPDNLWRPWLGRRGQAWVWLTNLLKGSPSLRASLEEPERSRRINRLGRAEARGLFRHAGYEPPEIPEPAYTLEGILQAFN
- a CDS encoding antitoxin Xre/MbcA/ParS toxin-binding domain-containing protein, encoding MEETTRLSAVLTDALLNSAAYLGITDTDLSLILGAGPVPIEEYRTGAAEIDPDSALGARARDIVRVFTALDTITAGDAGTRSQWLNHYNQHLNGSPIELMRDPAGLARVADYLDGNLHG
- a CDS encoding helicase-related protein, which encodes MVSHTLDLFGDGEAGRESDAELAWPPAERFPLNHAGARVQDTVTADLTGSAEPLVVTGFAALAHLLDTTAELTTEGPLRILFGTEPLTDRLETIEPGGRSFPEAVERYWLERGISLRLSARLLAFRERLRTGCITTRYLAGDRRQLHAKLYIGDDAAILGSSNFSASGLVRQWEANARFTRSGEARRYREAREIGENYWALGTPFDERLLELLDRLLQVVDWQEALARAAAELLEGGWAQALLRTMDPSGFEALWPAQRQGIAQALYILDRQGSVLVADATGSGKTRMGAHLIRAVQDRLVRSGALGHDGGVLIGPPAVESEWDGEALTAGAALRTFSHGHLSHSRGERHQRLLMALRQSRLLCVDEAHNFNNQGSNRSRQLLHHMADHVLLFTATPINRGPQDLIRVADLLGADNLEPVTLEAFQQMLRARGNRDGLTPQEAGALRAEIRKFTVRRTKRMFNALIDREPDAYRDYAGRPCRFPEHVPRTYDLDEVEADRSGARRIRALASQLYGVGQLTGRLELPVVLQKQGWDATKYLESRLLSASRLSQYRILAAMRSSRPALVEHLAGTEVAREAFSLEGFHKPDDTGAVIATVRGLRGHPPENHLDVDPPAWLTDSAAHAAACDHDADILEQILEEARALSPARERAKVAHLRNLTRHHERLLAFDSTLITLAHIRALLLAADPEARIWVATGSGGQAEREAVLRGFRPGREGQEGIALCSDSLAEGANLQAASALVHLDMPSVVRVAEQRTGRVDRMDSPHPRIEVWWPRDDPAFALTADERFVQRHAAVDQLLGSNLPLPEALQRTSGESVPTETLITEYEKAARFAETGQVEDAFESVRGLVEGPQALVDAATYEHYRTVSARVMARVSVVPTDTPWAFFCLAGSGERAPRWILLPSLDEEPQTTLEAVSDGLRRRLASDTGSMALDQSAAETLGRFVDRLAEAERGLLPRKKQRALTEMGAVLAGFERAASSRRDQPALEAYRAVRDVLERPDGNRSPDWEIVATRWLELVRPVWYRRLGEPRRARPLLLADIRDDLIAQEAELGPRALAAFRTVPEKEPPERRIAAAILGWTGPAAN